A genome region from Paenibacillus sp. J23TS9 includes the following:
- a CDS encoding phosphate ABC transporter substrate-binding protein: protein MKLFKKMSLMAAASLVAVSTLVGSASAASSLSGKITINGSTALLPLTLQAAKEFQKLNPKVKIAASGKGSVTGPQAVKKGIAEIGACDWDASMDVPGFKAFDGQVANKVAVIPFATIANKNVKVNNLTTEQLKGIYSGKITNWKDVGGDNADIVVITRAFGSGTRVNYQTKALAGGDIVKKEKNYKEVGSSGDMKTAVATTPNAIGYIDLVYVNSDVKAISYNGVAPTTDNVINGTYKIWAYGYYMTKGQPTGATKAFIEYVQSQKFQQGSLKKLKFIPVSAMH from the coding sequence ATGAAACTATTTAAAAAAATGTCCCTGATGGCTGCAGCTTCACTGGTAGCCGTATCTACACTGGTAGGTTCCGCATCTGCGGCTTCGAGTTTGTCTGGAAAAATTACAATTAACGGTTCCACAGCACTGCTCCCACTGACGCTCCAAGCGGCAAAGGAATTCCAAAAGCTCAACCCTAAGGTGAAAATCGCAGCTTCAGGTAAAGGCTCCGTTACAGGGCCGCAGGCCGTGAAAAAAGGCATCGCCGAGATCGGCGCATGCGATTGGGATGCAAGCATGGATGTTCCCGGCTTTAAAGCCTTTGACGGACAGGTGGCAAACAAGGTTGCGGTGATTCCGTTTGCGACGATTGCCAACAAAAACGTAAAGGTCAACAATCTGACCACAGAACAGCTGAAAGGCATCTACTCCGGCAAAATCACGAACTGGAAGGACGTTGGCGGCGATAATGCGGACATTGTTGTCATCACCCGCGCATTCGGCTCCGGCACACGCGTCAACTATCAGACTAAAGCACTGGCAGGCGGCGACATCGTGAAAAAAGAGAAAAATTACAAAGAAGTGGGTTCCAGCGGCGATATGAAAACGGCTGTAGCCACGACTCCAAATGCAATCGGATATATCGATCTGGTGTATGTAAACAGTGATGTGAAGGCGATCAGCTACAACGGTGTGGCTCCGACGACGGACAATGTCATTAACGGAACTTATAAAATTTGGGCTTATGGATACTACATGACTAAAGGACAGCCTACCGGTGCAACCAAAGCTTTCATTGAATATGTACAAAGCCAAAAGTTCCAACAAGGCTCACTCAAGAAACTGAAATTCATCCCAGTCTCCGCTATGCACTAA